Proteins encoded in a region of the Brevundimonas vesicularis genome:
- a CDS encoding universal stress protein yields the protein MPRKFLVVVDDSPEFEAALRFASRRAKSTGGRVVMLRVLPTDSDAHWSGVREEIERQQRQEAEILLNRLGEEAQTRSGAAPVFLIEKGEAQAAIKKVVAADPDIKILVLAAGTSSRGPGPLVSAIIKQGAQIGGRKLPVTIVPGELTEDEIEDLA from the coding sequence ATGCCGAGAAAGTTCCTCGTCGTCGTCGACGACAGTCCGGAGTTCGAGGCCGCCCTGCGGTTCGCCTCGCGCCGGGCGAAATCGACGGGCGGGCGCGTGGTCATGCTGCGCGTCCTGCCGACCGACAGCGACGCCCACTGGTCGGGCGTTCGCGAGGAAATCGAACGCCAGCAGCGCCAGGAGGCGGAAATCCTGCTCAACCGCCTGGGCGAGGAGGCGCAGACTCGCTCCGGCGCCGCGCCGGTCTTCCTGATCGAAAAGGGCGAAGCCCAGGCCGCGATCAAGAAGGTCGTCGCCGCCGACCCTGACATCAAGATCCTGGTGCTGGCCGCCGGAACCAGCTCGCGCGGCCCCGGCCCGCTGGTCTCGGCCATCATCAAACAGGGCGCGCAGATCGGCGGCCGAAAACTGCCCGTCACCATCGTCCCCGGCGAACTGACCGAAGACGAGATCGAAGACCTGGCCTAG
- a CDS encoding aminotransferase class V-fold PLP-dependent enzyme produces MTYKSLFSRALSAAPGRLHFAAHSHHLWPDASFEAQQQTWLDANLHADHKWDLVFGQVIPEAQAHVAAELALPSPDSIVFSSNTHDFLLRLFSGVETKPVRILATDGEFHSFRRQAERWEEVGAAVVTRIPLAPFDTFADRFIAEASRGGYDWIVVSQVFFRTGGLFDRIEELAALARPEGPWVLIDGYHGFMATPTDLSAVADRVFYVSGGYKYAMSGEGVCFLHAPPGFCPRPVVTGWFAEFGDLSGPPGGVQYRSDGGRFWGATFDCTPLYRFNAVRRMLDQQGLKTAAIAAHARDLATRFQQAVQSGQAGVLSQAEILNPLESDASRARFLALRHPDAQAWCAGLRVANIVTDVREDVIRFGFGLYQDAEDVDRLIAACRSL; encoded by the coding sequence ATGACCTACAAGTCCCTCTTCTCCCGCGCCCTGTCAGCGGCGCCCGGTCGGCTGCATTTCGCCGCGCACAGCCATCACCTGTGGCCCGACGCCAGTTTCGAGGCGCAGCAGCAGACCTGGCTTGACGCCAACTTGCATGCCGACCACAAGTGGGATCTCGTCTTCGGTCAGGTGATCCCCGAGGCCCAGGCCCATGTCGCGGCCGAGCTGGCACTGCCCTCGCCCGACAGCATCGTCTTTTCGTCCAACACCCACGACTTCCTGCTGCGCCTGTTTTCGGGCGTGGAGACCAAGCCGGTCCGCATTCTGGCGACCGACGGCGAATTTCACTCCTTCCGTCGTCAGGCCGAGCGGTGGGAAGAGGTCGGGGCGGCGGTGGTCACGCGCATTCCGCTGGCGCCGTTCGACACCTTCGCCGACCGCTTCATCGCCGAGGCGTCCAGGGGCGGTTACGACTGGATCGTGGTCAGCCAGGTGTTCTTCCGCACCGGGGGCCTGTTCGACCGGATCGAGGAGCTTGCCGCCCTGGCGAGACCCGAAGGGCCTTGGGTGCTGATCGACGGCTATCACGGCTTCATGGCGACCCCGACCGACCTGTCGGCGGTGGCGGACCGGGTCTTCTATGTCTCCGGCGGCTACAAATACGCCATGTCGGGCGAGGGCGTCTGCTTTCTGCACGCCCCGCCCGGCTTCTGCCCGCGTCCTGTCGTCACCGGCTGGTTCGCGGAGTTCGGCGACCTGTCGGGGCCTCCCGGCGGCGTCCAATACCGCAGCGACGGCGGTCGCTTCTGGGGCGCCACCTTCGACTGCACCCCGCTGTATCGCTTCAACGCCGTGCGCCGAATGCTGGATCAGCAGGGGCTTAAGACCGCCGCCATTGCCGCCCATGCGCGCGATCTCGCGACCAGGTTCCAGCAGGCCGTTCAATCTGGACAGGCCGGGGTGTTGTCGCAGGCCGAAATCCTCAATCCGCTCGAGAGCGACGCGTCGCGCGCCCGTTTCCTCGCCCTGCGTCATCCCGACGCCCAGGCCTGGTGCGCGGGTTTGCGGGTAGCGAACATCGTCACCGATGTGCGCGAGGACGTCATCCGCTTCGGCTTCGGCCTGTATCAGGACGCCGAGGACGTCGACCGCCTGATCGCGGCCTGCCGATCCCTCTGA
- a CDS encoding NAD-glutamate dehydrogenase, producing MTAHDLRQPVQPITKAALEAAFAKIVGTGPGAVEQTYLTQAHEDYSADETPELSGEDLAALLAASWTAAKSYPTDAAAPAITVGPLHGASDKVLDYDLVRIVQSDAPFLVDSVMGALAEAAVSVRALFHPVVELDGRRLSIIMLVIDSVPQERRDALGEGLAQSLSDVHAAVADHDAMTSLMRQAVQRLEETPPPVDPAVLAENIAFLKWLKSDHFVFLGARDYDYPLNADGDYEAEAPLGLSTDGLGILADPERTVLRRASEPAVLTRQMRRQLDLSEPVTVAKANARSRVHRRAYMDYVGVKRYGPDGKATGETRFVGLFTSEAYDQLTTEVPLLRRKVANALARADKAPGSHNEKRLKNILENYPRDELFQVSEDELLSIALGILHLYDRPRIRLFSRQDPFDRFVSVLCFIPREKFDSAVRERIGQIIARAWGGRISAWYPELSDAPLVRIHYIIGVEPGAHPIPDAAQLEADVAEAGRGWVDRFEGALRRSGVEEVAVGPLSAQWAKAFGAAYRDRYDADEASTDLQYVNRLNETGLPGEGKAVAVRAFRTPDDSRLQFRFKLYRRGPAVPLSDVLPILADMGLKTLEEYGYPIRPLGEEEIHVHEFLMEDPRGEALVFDDVKGPFEDAFAAVWTGRNESDGFNRLVIELGVEWRDAALIRTLAHYRQQTGLDPSQTVQEEALREYPDVARALLSLFKAKFAPEGGWADDRAPAVAELDAKIVTLLQDVKSLDHDRALRRIAALIGAIKRTNYFQLDADGQPKPHISIKIASRELDDLPLPKPYREIFVWAPHVEGVHLRFGPVARGGLRWSDRRDDFRTEVLGLVKAQQVKNAVIVPVGSKGGFYPKQLPRTTDREAIQGEAIRAYRTFLSGLLDITDNIAADGSVTHPANVIAWEGDDPYLVVAADKGTATFSDIANGVSASYGFWLGDAFASGGSIGYDHKAMGITARGAWEAVKRHFREMGKDIQTQPFTMVGVGDMSGDVFGNGALLSKATRLVAAFDHRDIFIDPNPDHVTSWTERKRLFDLPRSSWQDYDKALISEGGGVFSRSAKSIQLTPQIKAALDIAEDELDPVSLIRAILKAPVELLYLGGIGTYVKSAAETDAQVGDKGTDALRINADELRVKVVGEGANLGFTQAGRIAFGQAGGRINTDAIDNSAGVDTSDHEVNIKILVGSAVTNGVLPAEERTLLLASMTDEVGLKVLAHNYDQTLALTLQQAEGVGALDAQQRFMQSLSARGKLDRKVEGLPNDARVKELMTAGIPLARPELAVLMAYAKLELSDDIVASQAPEDPFFEQILVRYFPEALARFEPEMKSHRLRREIIATVMANEVVNMCGPTFPDRLRGSAECDTTALIIAFEAARRVFRLDEAWDAVSALDLKISAEAQIALYQEIAVVLRRQTFWLARRAKGGLSVQALIDRYRPIADALQAEGAPVLSRFEQGRLDARVKRFADHGAPEDLTRSIAIMRPLVAASDIGDLAQEANWPVAAMARLYHQVGAAFDFDRLRAAAGSIPSADHFDRLAVRRLIEDLMNEQAALTRAVARASDPSVGVSEDAAEAAVDAWIGSKQATVEGVRASVDEIEQSGSGWTFAKLTIANATIRDLATAAVNG from the coding sequence ATGACCGCCCACGATCTGCGCCAACCCGTTCAGCCGATCACCAAGGCCGCGCTGGAGGCGGCCTTCGCCAAGATCGTGGGGACCGGGCCCGGCGCAGTCGAACAGACGTATCTGACCCAGGCGCACGAAGACTATTCCGCCGATGAGACGCCTGAGCTGAGCGGCGAGGATCTGGCCGCCCTGCTCGCCGCCTCCTGGACCGCCGCCAAGTCCTATCCGACCGACGCGGCCGCTCCCGCCATCACGGTCGGCCCGTTGCACGGCGCGTCTGACAAGGTGCTGGATTACGATCTGGTGCGCATCGTCCAGTCCGACGCTCCCTTCCTGGTCGACAGCGTCATGGGCGCCCTGGCCGAGGCCGCCGTGTCCGTGCGCGCCCTGTTCCACCCGGTGGTCGAGCTGGACGGCCGCCGCCTATCGATCATCATGCTGGTCATCGACAGCGTGCCTCAGGAGCGTCGCGACGCCCTGGGCGAAGGCCTGGCCCAGAGCCTGTCGGATGTGCACGCCGCCGTCGCCGATCATGACGCCATGACGTCTCTGATGCGCCAGGCCGTACAGCGACTGGAAGAGACCCCGCCCCCGGTCGATCCCGCCGTCCTGGCCGAGAACATCGCCTTCCTGAAATGGCTGAAGAGCGACCATTTCGTCTTCCTGGGCGCGCGCGACTACGACTATCCGCTGAACGCCGACGGCGACTATGAGGCCGAGGCGCCGCTGGGCCTGTCCACCGACGGCCTGGGCATTCTGGCAGATCCCGAGCGCACCGTGCTGCGTCGCGCGTCGGAACCTGCCGTCCTGACGCGCCAGATGCGCCGCCAACTGGACCTCAGCGAACCGGTGACGGTGGCCAAGGCCAACGCCCGCTCGCGCGTCCACCGCCGCGCCTACATGGACTATGTCGGGGTCAAGCGTTACGGCCCGGACGGCAAGGCGACGGGCGAGACCCGTTTCGTCGGCCTGTTCACGTCGGAAGCCTACGACCAGCTGACGACCGAAGTGCCTCTGCTGCGTCGCAAGGTGGCCAACGCCCTGGCCCGCGCCGACAAGGCGCCCGGCAGCCACAATGAGAAACGCCTCAAGAACATCCTTGAGAATTATCCGCGCGACGAGCTGTTCCAGGTCAGCGAGGACGAGCTGCTGTCCATCGCCCTTGGCATCCTTCACCTCTACGACCGGCCGCGCATCCGTCTGTTCTCGCGCCAGGATCCGTTCGACCGCTTCGTCTCGGTCCTGTGCTTCATCCCGCGCGAGAAGTTCGATTCCGCCGTGCGCGAACGCATCGGCCAGATCATCGCCCGCGCCTGGGGCGGCCGCATCTCGGCCTGGTATCCGGAGCTGTCCGACGCGCCCTTGGTGCGCATCCACTACATCATCGGCGTCGAGCCCGGCGCCCACCCGATCCCGGACGCCGCCCAGCTGGAAGCCGACGTCGCCGAGGCCGGTCGCGGCTGGGTCGATCGTTTCGAAGGCGCCCTGCGCCGCTCGGGCGTCGAGGAAGTCGCCGTCGGTCCGCTGAGCGCCCAGTGGGCCAAGGCTTTCGGCGCCGCCTATCGCGATCGCTATGACGCCGACGAGGCCTCGACCGACCTGCAGTATGTGAACCGGCTGAACGAGACCGGTCTGCCGGGCGAAGGCAAGGCCGTCGCCGTGCGCGCCTTCCGCACGCCGGACGACAGCCGCCTGCAGTTCCGCTTCAAGCTCTATCGTCGCGGCCCCGCCGTTCCCCTGTCCGACGTCCTGCCGATCCTGGCCGATATGGGTCTGAAGACGCTGGAGGAATACGGCTATCCGATCCGCCCGCTGGGCGAGGAGGAGATCCACGTCCACGAGTTCCTGATGGAGGATCCGCGCGGCGAGGCGCTGGTCTTCGATGACGTGAAAGGCCCGTTCGAGGACGCCTTCGCCGCGGTCTGGACCGGCCGCAATGAAAGCGACGGCTTCAACCGCCTGGTGATCGAACTGGGCGTGGAATGGCGCGACGCCGCCCTGATCCGCACCCTGGCCCACTATCGCCAGCAGACGGGCCTGGACCCCTCCCAAACGGTGCAGGAAGAGGCGCTGCGCGAATATCCCGACGTGGCGCGCGCCCTGCTGTCGCTGTTCAAGGCCAAGTTCGCGCCCGAAGGGGGCTGGGCTGACGACCGTGCGCCGGCTGTCGCCGAGCTGGACGCCAAGATCGTCACTCTGCTGCAGGACGTGAAGAGCCTCGATCACGACCGGGCCCTGCGCCGCATCGCCGCCCTGATCGGCGCGATCAAGCGCACCAACTATTTCCAGCTGGACGCCGACGGTCAACCCAAGCCGCACATCTCGATCAAGATCGCCTCGCGCGAGCTGGACGACCTGCCGCTGCCCAAACCCTATCGCGAAATCTTCGTCTGGGCGCCGCACGTCGAGGGCGTGCACCTGCGCTTTGGTCCCGTCGCGCGCGGCGGTCTGCGCTGGTCGGACCGTCGCGACGACTTCCGCACCGAGGTCCTGGGCCTGGTCAAGGCGCAGCAAGTGAAGAACGCGGTCATCGTGCCGGTCGGCTCCAAGGGCGGCTTCTATCCCAAGCAACTGCCCCGCACGACGGACCGCGAGGCCATCCAGGGCGAGGCCATCCGCGCCTATCGCACCTTCCTGTCCGGCCTTCTGGATATTACCGACAACATCGCCGCCGACGGTTCGGTGACCCATCCGGCCAATGTCATCGCCTGGGAGGGCGACGACCCCTATCTGGTCGTGGCCGCCGACAAGGGCACGGCGACCTTCTCCGACATCGCCAACGGCGTCTCGGCCTCCTACGGCTTCTGGCTGGGCGACGCCTTCGCCTCGGGCGGCTCCATCGGCTATGACCACAAGGCCATGGGCATCACCGCGCGCGGCGCGTGGGAGGCGGTCAAGCGCCACTTCCGCGAAATGGGCAAGGACATCCAGACGCAGCCCTTCACCATGGTCGGCGTCGGCGACATGTCCGGCGACGTCTTCGGCAACGGCGCGCTTCTGTCAAAGGCGACGCGCCTGGTCGCCGCCTTCGATCACCGCGACATCTTCATTGATCCGAACCCGGATCATGTGACCAGCTGGACCGAGCGCAAGCGTCTGTTCGACCTGCCGCGCTCGTCCTGGCAGGACTACGACAAGGCCCTGATCTCCGAAGGCGGCGGCGTCTTCTCGCGCTCGGCCAAGTCGATCCAGCTGACGCCCCAGATCAAGGCGGCCCTGGACATCGCCGAGGACGAACTGGACCCGGTCAGCCTGATCCGCGCCATCCTGAAGGCGCCGGTCGAGCTGCTCTATCTGGGCGGCATCGGCACCTATGTGAAATCGGCGGCCGAAACCGACGCCCAGGTCGGGGACAAGGGCACCGACGCCCTGCGCATCAACGCCGACGAACTGCGGGTCAAGGTGGTGGGCGAGGGCGCAAACCTCGGCTTCACCCAGGCGGGACGCATCGCCTTCGGCCAGGCCGGCGGCCGCATCAACACCGACGCCATCGACAACTCCGCCGGGGTCGACACCTCCGACCACGAGGTCAACATCAAGATCCTGGTCGGCTCGGCCGTGACCAACGGCGTCCTGCCGGCCGAGGAGCGCACGCTGCTTCTGGCCTCCATGACCGACGAGGTCGGCCTGAAGGTGCTGGCTCACAACTACGACCAGACCCTGGCCCTGACCCTGCAACAGGCCGAAGGCGTCGGCGCCCTGGACGCCCAGCAGCGGTTCATGCAGAGCCTGTCGGCGCGCGGAAAGCTCGACCGCAAGGTCGAGGGCCTGCCCAACGACGCCCGCGTCAAGGAGCTGATGACGGCGGGCATTCCGCTGGCCCGGCCCGAACTGGCCGTCCTGATGGCCTACGCCAAGCTGGAGCTGTCGGACGACATCGTCGCCTCCCAGGCGCCCGAGGATCCCTTCTTCGAACAGATACTGGTCCGCTACTTCCCCGAGGCCCTGGCCCGGTTCGAACCGGAGATGAAGAGCCACCGTCTGCGGCGCGAGATCATCGCCACGGTCATGGCCAACGAAGTCGTCAACATGTGCGGCCCGACCTTCCCCGACCGCCTGCGCGGCTCGGCGGAATGCGACACCACCGCCCTGATCATCGCCTTCGAGGCGGCGCGCCGCGTCTTCCGCCTGGACGAGGCCTGGGACGCCGTGTCGGCCCTGGACCTGAAAATCTCGGCCGAGGCCCAGATCGCCCTCTATCAGGAAATCGCCGTCGTCCTGCGTCGTCAGACCTTCTGGTTGGCCCGCCGCGCCAAGGGCGGTCTGTCGGTTCAGGCCTTGATCGACCGCTATCGTCCGATCGCCGACGCCTTGCAGGCCGAGGGCGCGCCGGTCCTGTCGCGCTTCGAACAGGGGCGTCTGGATGCGCGCGTCAAACGCTTCGCCGACCACGGCGCGCCTGAGGATCTGACCCGCAGCATCGCCATCATGCGCCCCCTCGTCGCCGCCTCCGACATCGGGGATCTGGCGCAGGAGGCGAACTGGCCGGTCGCAGCCATGGCGCGCCTGTATCACCAGGTCGGCGCCGCCTTCGATTTCGACCGTCTGCGCGCCGCCGCCGGCTCCATTCCGTCTGCTGATCATTTCGATCGTCTCGCCGTCCGTCGTCTGATCGAGGATCTGATGAACGAGCAGGCGGCCCTGACCCGCGCCGTCGCCCGCGCCTCCGATCCGTCGGTCGGCGTCAGCGAGGACGCGGCGGAGGCCGCCGTGGACGCCTGGATCGGCTCCAAACAGGCGACGGTCGAGGGCGTGCGCGCTTCGGTGGATGAGATCGAACAGTCCGGCTCGGGCTGGACCTTCGCCAAACTGACGATCGCCAACGCGACGATCCGCGATCTGGCGACGGCGGCGGTGAATGGCTGA
- a CDS encoding organic hydroperoxide resistance protein has protein sequence MSINTLYRTTAVATGGRDGRAATTDGALDVALGTPKELGGAGVGNNPEQLFAAGYAACFLGAMKFVASQGGHAKVPADAAVNATVGIGPRSDKGFGLEVALEVSLPGVDRAEAEALVAEADTVCPYSHATRGNIAVTLTVA, from the coding sequence ATGTCCATCAACACCCTGTACCGCACCACCGCCGTCGCCACGGGCGGCCGCGACGGCCGCGCCGCCACCACCGACGGCGCTCTGGATGTCGCCCTGGGCACGCCCAAGGAGCTGGGCGGCGCCGGCGTCGGCAACAACCCCGAACAGCTGTTCGCGGCTGGCTATGCCGCCTGCTTCCTCGGCGCCATGAAGTTCGTCGCCTCTCAGGGCGGTCACGCTAAGGTGCCTGCCGACGCCGCCGTCAACGCCACGGTCGGCATCGGTCCGCGCAGCGACAAGGGCTTCGGCCTGGAGGTGGCGCTGGAGGTCAGCCTGCCGGGCGTGGATCGCGCCGAGGCCGAAGCCCTGGTCGCCGAGGCGGATACCGTCTGCCCCTATTCGCACGCCACGCGGGGCAATATCGCGGTGACCCTGACCGTCGCTTAA
- the secA gene encoding preprotein translocase subunit SecA produces the protein MLGFAKKLFGSSNDRKVKAFQDHAQRINALEPKFAALSDDELRMMTDAFRDRLANGETLDKILPEAFAVVREASKRVLGQRQYDVQLAGGMILHEGGIAEMRTGEGKTLVAVAPVYLNALPGKGVHVITVNDYLARRDAETMGKVYRFLGLEVGVIVNGLSQGQRQQAYNADVTYGTNNEFGFDYLRDNLVYDRREMVQRPHNFAIVDEVDSILIDEARTPLIISGPTEDRSDLYKILDGLIKDLIKDKDTFELDEKQKQVLLTELGSERMEEALEAGGHFAADTTGLYDAANISLVHHANQALRANTLYQRDKDYIIKGGEIVLIDEFTGRMMTGRRLSEGLHQAIEAKEDVKIQPENQTLASVTIQNYFRLYEKLSGMTGTAATEAQEFGDIYKMDVLEVPTNRPIQRKDYDDEVYRTHAEKNQAIARQIAECHLAGQPILVGTVSIERSEQLSDLLSRFEYKVETSRTLKPEYAGKAKEAEKIGDAAYDITYETKLRGIPHSVLNARQHEQEAYIVADAGLPGVVTIATNMAGRGTDIQLGGNLEMKMQKWLLEQRNMAVEVTPEMEAAKEAEFKAEIAVQKKIALEAGGLFVLGTERHESRRIDNQLRGRTGRQGDPGTSKFYLSCEDDLLRIFAGDRLDSIMKTFGVAEGEAITHPWLNRAIETAQKRVETRNYDIRKNLLKYDDVVNDQRKAVFEQRQEFMDSEDLSELVGDFRRDVVSDLVERYMPPKAYAEQWDIDGLDEKVRSTLGLELPLHDWAAEEGVSNEEIEERLLAAADARAAERLEQIGADQTRGLEKQFMLQMIDMQWREHLVHLDHLRGVIGLRGYGQRDPLNEYKTEAFSLFENLLYDLRHNVTRWLMTVEFRFQAPPELPEFQEIHLNPGTGENEMADPSAQNPEGTLIGDDRSKLPVEALPPGWEMTGRNSPCPCGSGRKFKHCHGALV, from the coding sequence ATGCTCGGCTTCGCCAAGAAACTTTTCGGCTCTTCCAACGACCGCAAGGTCAAGGCCTTCCAGGACCACGCCCAGCGCATCAATGCGCTGGAGCCCAAGTTCGCCGCCCTGTCCGATGACGAACTGCGGATGATGACCGACGCCTTCCGCGATCGGCTGGCGAACGGCGAGACCCTGGACAAGATCCTGCCCGAAGCCTTCGCGGTCGTGCGCGAAGCCTCCAAGCGCGTGCTGGGCCAGCGTCAGTACGACGTTCAGCTGGCCGGCGGCATGATCCTGCATGAAGGCGGCATCGCCGAAATGCGGACCGGTGAAGGCAAGACCCTGGTCGCCGTGGCGCCGGTCTATCTGAACGCTCTGCCCGGCAAGGGCGTGCACGTCATCACCGTCAACGACTACCTGGCCCGCCGCGACGCCGAGACGATGGGCAAGGTCTATCGCTTCCTCGGTCTTGAGGTCGGCGTCATCGTCAACGGCCTCAGCCAGGGCCAGCGCCAGCAGGCCTACAACGCCGACGTCACCTACGGCACCAACAACGAGTTCGGCTTCGACTATCTGCGCGACAACCTGGTCTATGACCGGCGCGAGATGGTGCAGCGTCCGCACAACTTCGCCATCGTCGACGAGGTCGACTCCATCCTGATCGACGAGGCGCGCACGCCTCTGATCATCTCAGGCCCGACCGAGGACCGTTCGGATCTCTACAAAATCCTCGACGGCCTGATTAAAGATCTGATCAAGGACAAGGACACCTTCGAGCTCGACGAGAAGCAGAAGCAGGTCCTGCTGACCGAGCTGGGCTCCGAGCGGATGGAAGAGGCCCTGGAGGCCGGCGGTCACTTCGCCGCCGACACCACCGGCCTGTACGACGCCGCCAACATCAGCCTGGTTCACCACGCCAACCAGGCCCTGCGGGCCAACACCCTGTATCAGCGTGACAAGGACTATATCATCAAGGGCGGCGAGATCGTCCTGATCGACGAGTTCACCGGCCGCATGATGACCGGACGCCGCCTGTCCGAAGGCCTGCACCAGGCTATCGAGGCCAAGGAAGACGTCAAGATCCAGCCCGAGAACCAGACCCTGGCCTCGGTGACGATCCAGAACTACTTCCGCCTGTACGAAAAGCTGTCGGGCATGACCGGCACGGCTGCGACCGAGGCCCAGGAATTCGGCGACATCTACAAGATGGACGTGCTGGAAGTGCCGACCAACCGGCCGATCCAGCGAAAGGACTATGACGACGAGGTCTATCGGACCCACGCCGAGAAGAACCAGGCCATCGCGCGCCAGATCGCCGAATGCCACCTCGCCGGCCAGCCGATCCTGGTCGGCACCGTATCGATCGAGCGTTCGGAACAGCTGTCGGACCTGCTGAGCCGCTTCGAATACAAGGTCGAGACCTCGCGCACGCTGAAGCCGGAATATGCGGGCAAGGCCAAGGAAGCCGAGAAGATCGGCGACGCCGCCTATGACATCACCTACGAGACCAAGCTGCGTGGCATTCCGCACAGCGTCCTGAACGCGCGCCAGCACGAGCAAGAAGCCTATATCGTCGCCGACGCCGGCCTGCCGGGCGTGGTGACTATCGCCACCAACATGGCCGGCCGCGGCACCGACATTCAGCTCGGGGGCAACCTCGAGATGAAGATGCAGAAGTGGCTGCTGGAACAGCGCAACATGGCCGTCGAGGTCACGCCGGAAATGGAAGCGGCCAAGGAGGCCGAGTTCAAGGCCGAGATCGCCGTCCAGAAGAAGATCGCGCTGGAGGCGGGCGGCCTGTTCGTCTTGGGCACCGAGCGCCACGAAAGCCGCCGCATCGACAACCAGCTGCGCGGCCGCACCGGCCGTCAGGGCGACCCCGGCACCTCGAAATTCTATCTGTCCTGCGAGGACGACCTGCTGCGCATTTTCGCCGGCGACCGCCTCGACTCGATCATGAAGACCTTCGGCGTGGCGGAGGGCGAGGCCATCACCCATCCCTGGCTGAACCGCGCCATCGAGACCGCCCAGAAGCGCGTCGAGACCCGCAACTACGACATCCGCAAGAACCTGCTGAAATACGACGACGTCGTGAACGACCAGCGCAAGGCCGTGTTCGAACAGCGTCAGGAGTTCATGGACTCCGAGGATCTGTCCGAACTGGTCGGCGACTTCCGCCGCGACGTCGTGTCCGACCTGGTCGAACGCTACATGCCGCCCAAGGCCTATGCCGAACAGTGGGACATCGACGGCCTGGACGAAAAGGTCCGCTCGACCCTGGGGCTGGAGCTGCCGCTGCACGACTGGGCAGCCGAGGAAGGCGTGTCGAACGAGGAGATCGAGGAGCGGCTGCTGGCCGCCGCCGACGCCCGCGCCGCCGAACGCCTGGAACAGATCGGCGCCGACCAGACGCGCGGTCTGGAAAAGCAGTTCATGCTGCAGATGATCGACATGCAGTGGCGCGAGCACCTGGTCCATCTGGACCATCTGCGCGGCGTCATCGGCCTGCGCGGCTATGGCCAGCGCGACCCGCTAAACGAATACAAGACCGAAGCCTTCTCGCTGTTCGAGAACCTGCTCTACGACCTGCGCCACAACGTCACCCGCTGGCTGATGACGGTCGAGTTCCGCTTCCAGGCGCCGCCCGAACTGCCCGAGTTCCAGGAAATCCACCTGAACCCCGGCACCGGTGAGAACGAGATGGCCGATCCATCGGCGCAGAACCCCGAAGGCACGTTGATCGGCGACGACCGCTCGAAACTGCCCGTCGAGGCCCTGCCGCCCGGCTGGGAAATGACCGGCCGCAACTCCCCCTGCCCCTGCGGCTCGGGCCGCAAGTTCAAACACTGTCACGGGGCTCTCGTTTAA
- a CDS encoding MarR family winged helix-turn-helix transcriptional regulator has translation MTSPAPSPAAMAVDDMLCFAAYSANLAFNRFYKPLLDRMGLTYPQFLAMALLWREDEQTVGRLGEQLFLESNTLTPLIKRLEAAGLVTRARDRADERVVRVSLTDAGRALAVEAACLPQSVLDATEMTPAAMTDLRQGLGALRDKLRAAQPPAEG, from the coding sequence ATGACCTCACCCGCCCCCTCCCCCGCCGCCATGGCCGTCGATGACATGCTGTGTTTCGCCGCCTATTCGGCGAACCTGGCGTTCAACCGGTTCTACAAGCCGCTCCTGGACCGGATGGGCCTGACCTATCCGCAGTTCCTGGCCATGGCCCTGCTCTGGCGTGAGGACGAACAGACGGTCGGCCGGCTGGGCGAGCAGCTGTTTCTGGAATCCAATACCCTGACCCCTCTGATCAAACGGCTGGAGGCGGCCGGGCTGGTGACGCGGGCGCGCGACAGGGCGGATGAGCGGGTGGTGCGCGTCAGCCTGACCGACGCAGGACGGGCGTTGGCTGTCGAGGCCGCCTGCCTGCCGCAATCGGTACTGGACGCCACCGAAATGACGCCCGCAGCCATGACCGACCTGCGCCAAGGCCTGGGGGCGCTGCGCGACAAGCTGCGGGCCGCCCAGCCGCCGGCCGAGGGCTAG